Genomic segment of Nocardiopsis mwathae:
CCTCCGTGAACGTCGTCGATCTGGCCGAGCTCGGCCCCGCGCTGCTGGCGGCCGACACCGGAGCCGACGTCGCCGCCGCACTGCGCGAGGTGAGCGAGAGCGACATCCTGCTCGTCGCGTCGCCGCAGGCGCACGGCAGCTACACGGGCCTGCTCAAGGTGTTCCTGGACCGCCTGCCCGAGCTGGCCCTCGGCCAGGCCGTGGCGGTGCCGATGGCGGCCGTCGACGACCTGCGCAACGGGCGCAACATCGAGGAGGACCTGCGGGTTCTGCTCTCCGACCTCGGAGCCTGGGTGGCCGAGCCGGGCCTGCTGCTGACGCGCGGCGAGCTGGCCGACCCGCACAGCGTGATCGAGGCGTGGGCGGGCGTCTCCGCCCCGGCGCTGCGCGACGCGGTCGCCGTCGCCGTCTGACGGCGCCCCTCACCACCGCAACCCCCCAGCCCCTCCGTTGATCTCGGGAGCATCGACCGAATATTCGCCGGAATTCGGTCGATGCTCCCGAGATCAACGGAGGGCTCGGTGGGGCTAGGGCGTGTTTGACGGATCATTCCCGGCTCGCGGCCACCGGAACGACGCTCGCTGCGCCGCTCCACTCGTGAAGCCGCCCTGGATTGACTTCGTGAAGCGGCTTGCGAGCGCCGCCCCGGACGGCCGCTCACTTACCGGAAAGCATCCGCCGAACACGCCCTAGTGCGCCCCGAACCGGGTGCGGAGCTCGCGGGTGTCCGCCTCCGCCTCGGCGACGTTGCCGCGGACCAGGACGACCACGGTGAGGGTGAGGAGGAACCCGGCGACGCGCAGGGCGAGCATCAGCGGGTCGGACGGCAGCTGCTCGGCGAAGATGAGGGTTCCCAGCACCACCATGAACACGTTGCCCACCACGTTGGCGACGGGAGCGGTGATGGAGGCTCGGGAGCGCTGCAGTGAGGTCTGGAACAGCACGATGCCGACCGCCCAGCCGATCACGTACAGGTAGGGGAACGGGGAGAGCAGGATCGGGACGATCGCGTCCATCGGCCCGACCTCGACGAGGAGCCCGCCCATGCCCTTGCCCTGCAGACCGGCCACGCCCTGGGACAGGCCCGCGGTCGCGCCGATGGCCGCCGCCGAGATGTAGCGGCCGCGGCTCCCGGCGAGGGTCATCGCCCCGACGCAGGCGATGACCGTGCCGAGGCTGACGATGAGCAGCGCCGGCAGGTGCGGTGTGGTGCC
This window contains:
- a CDS encoding NADPH-dependent FMN reductase; translation: MTRFTVLVADPHPRSALRAAAVRTAEAVSAHTGLTTSVNVVDLAELGPALLAADTGADVAAALREVSESDILLVASPQAHGSYTGLLKVFLDRLPELALGQAVAVPMAAVDDLRNGRNIEEDLRVLLSDLGAWVAEPGLLLTRGELADPHSVIEAWAGVSAPALRDAVAVAV
- a CDS encoding DMT family protein, with the translated sequence MLGLIAALLSAMVYTIGLTIEQRALHQAPGISLNRPLHLARTLLGNARWVGGCVLAALGSMGLIVSLGLAPVSVVQPAFAGGIAMMLLFITLIMGDPITRGERVALGLMPVALLLLSLSLGNGGTTGTTPHLPALLIVSLGTVIACVGAMTLAGSRGRYISAAAIGATAGLSQGVAGLQGKGMGGLLVEVGPMDAIVPILLSPFPYLYVIGWAVGIVLFQTSLQRSRASITAPVANVVGNVFMVVLGTLIFAEQLPSDPLMLALRVAGFLLTLTVVVLVRGNVAEAEADTRELRTRFGAH